One genomic region from Paramicrobacterium agarici encodes:
- a CDS encoding phosphoribosyltransferase encodes MSDEREVLSWDDFGVASRELAQQVLEGGYRPDIVVAVARGGLLLAGSIAYALGTKSCGSINVEFYTDIHETLPEPVVLPPALDAPSLNGKRVLLVDDVSDSGKTLALVVELLGRHGAEVRSVTLYSKPRTVLEPDFVWRNTDKWITFPWSALPPVTVETVATGETA; translated from the coding sequence ATGAGCGACGAACGCGAAGTTCTGAGCTGGGACGATTTCGGGGTCGCGTCGCGGGAGCTGGCGCAGCAGGTACTTGAGGGCGGGTACCGACCGGATATCGTTGTCGCCGTCGCTCGCGGTGGTCTGCTGCTTGCCGGGTCCATCGCCTATGCGCTGGGAACCAAGAGCTGCGGAAGCATCAACGTCGAGTTCTACACCGACATCCACGAGACGCTTCCCGAGCCGGTCGTGCTTCCGCCCGCGCTCGACGCGCCGAGTCTCAACGGCAAACGCGTACTGCTCGTCGACGACGTCTCTGACTCAGGAAAGACGCTCGCGCTCGTCGTCGAGCTACTGGGGCGGCACGGCGCCGAGGTGCGTTCTGTCACGCTCTACTCGAAACCGCGCACCGTGCTCGAGCCTGACTTCGTGTGGCGCAACACCGACAAATGGATCACGTTCCCATGGTCGGCTCTGCCGCCCGTCACCGTCGAAACAGTCGCGACGGGGGAGACCGCGTGA
- a CDS encoding Type 1 glutamine amidotransferase-like domain-containing protein, with protein sequence MSIYLSGGGDVPLADFIADAARSSERRGADVPRIAVIYTGRATRQTTPDDVAQALAREGSCEPVIREYGATDEAALTDLVDIDALYVSGGDAREYLRALQPIVGEIRRRVAEGTPYFGTSAGALIAADKALVAGHSIGGIAVAPDTIGAGASELEIAEGIGLVDITIDVHAAQWGTISRLIAATEAGLVDGGVAIDEGTALVVTDGGLEVHGAGSMWQVMPGEHGVTVATAAAS encoded by the coding sequence GTGAGCATCTATCTGAGTGGCGGAGGCGATGTTCCGCTCGCCGATTTCATTGCGGATGCTGCGAGAAGCAGCGAGCGTCGGGGCGCCGACGTGCCCCGCATCGCCGTGATCTACACGGGAAGGGCTACGCGCCAGACGACGCCGGACGACGTCGCGCAGGCCCTTGCGCGTGAGGGCTCCTGCGAACCGGTGATCCGCGAGTATGGTGCGACCGATGAGGCGGCGCTCACGGACCTCGTCGACATCGACGCGCTCTATGTCTCGGGCGGCGACGCGCGTGAGTATCTGCGCGCCCTGCAGCCCATCGTCGGTGAGATTCGTCGCCGCGTCGCCGAGGGCACCCCGTACTTCGGCACGTCGGCGGGCGCTCTCATCGCCGCGGACAAGGCGCTCGTCGCGGGGCACAGCATCGGAGGCATCGCTGTCGCGCCCGACACTATCGGCGCCGGGGCGAGCGAACTCGAGATCGCCGAGGGAATCGGTCTCGTCGACATCACCATCGACGTTCACGCTGCTCAGTGGGGAACCATCTCGCGCCTGATCGCGGCGACCGAGGCCGGTCTCGTCGACGGCGGCGTCGCGATCGATGAGGGCACGGCGCTGGTCGTCACCGACGGAGGCCTTGAGGTGCACGGCGCAGGCTCGATGTGGCAGGTGATGCCGGGCGAGCACGGGGTGACCGTGGCGACGGCGGCGGCCTCGTGA